The following are encoded in a window of Ricinus communis isolate WT05 ecotype wild-type chromosome 4, ASM1957865v1, whole genome shotgun sequence genomic DNA:
- the LOC8259836 gene encoding 60S ribosomal protein L7-4: protein MGSEEVKIVPESVLKKTKRNEEWALAKKQELEASKKIAKESRKLIFNRAKQYAKEYDQQQKEVIQLKREAKLKGGFYVNPEAKLLFIIRIRGINAIDPKTRKILQLLRLRQIFNGVFLKVNKATVNMLHRVEPYVTYGYPNLKSVKELIYKRGYGKVNQQRIALTDNSIVEQVLGKHGIICMEDLIHEILTVGPHFKEANNFLWPFQLKAPLEGLKKKRNHYVEGGDAGNREDYINELIRRMN from the exons ATGGGGAGCGAGGAAGTCAAAATTGTGCCAGAATCCGTCttgaagaaaacaaagagaaatGAGGAGTGGGCATTGGCTAAGAAACAAGAATTAGAAGCCTCAAAAAAGATAGCTAAGGAAAGCCGCAAGTTGATTTTTAACAGAGCTAAGCAATATGCCAAGGAGTATGATCAGCAG CAAAAGGAGGTGATTCAGCTTAAGCGTGAGGCTAAGTTGAAAGGAGGGTTTTATGTTAACCCTGAAGCTAAGCTTTTGTTTATCATCCGGATTCGTGG TATTAATGCTATTGACCCAAAGACCAGGAAGATCTTACAGCTGCTGCGTTTGAGACAG ATATTCAATGGCGTCTTCCTAAAAGTAAACAAGGCAACTGTGAACATGCTGCATAGAGTTGAGCCCTATGTGACATATGG ATACCCTAATTTGAAGAGTGTCAAAGAATTGATTTACAAGAGGGGCTATGGAAAAGTGAACCAGCAGAGAATTGCATTGACTGACAATTCAATTGTTGAGCAG GTTCTGGGCAAGCATGGAATCATTTGCATGGAGGATCTTATCCATGAAATTCTGACTGTTGGACCCCACTTCAAGGAGGCAAACAACTTCCTGTGGCCATTCCAGCTCAAGGCTCCTCTGGAaggtttgaagaagaagagaaatcaCTACGTGGAAGGCGGTGATGCTGGAAACCGAGAAGATTATATCAATGAGCTAATCAGGAGGATGAACTAG